From a region of the Triticum aestivum cultivar Chinese Spring chromosome 7D, IWGSC CS RefSeq v2.1, whole genome shotgun sequence genome:
- the LOC123170301 gene encoding ubiquitin carboxyl-terminal hydrolase 23 isoform X1, producing the protein MAEVSAAAAPVPEGVLHRRIEFHAARRPHAAAAVGGGGFQMETLNPDAAGGAATAAAGAARGEAEARRPEKAEALGLDPELTVARIYLGRIGAGLQNLGNTCYLNSVLQCLTYTEPFAAYLQSGRHKSSCRTAGFCALCALQNHVKTALQSTGKIVTPSQIVKNLRCISRSFRNSRQEDAHELMVNLLESMHKCCLPSGVPSESASAYEKSLVHRIFGGRLRSQVKCTRCSHCSNTFDPFLDLSLDIGKATTLVRALQNFTEDELLDGGQKQYQCERCRQKVVAKKRFTIDRAPNVLTVHLKRFSPFRPREKIDKKVDFQPVLDLKPFMSDSKGADYKYSLYGVLVHAGWSTQSGHYYCFVRTSSGMWHNLDDNQVRQVREADVLKQKAYMLFYVRDRIGNTLGRKDNSTPNLPVNKMIPGKISSINGVIGSGVMEAKSSGLTSSYANKKLQSTSNAHSSVSSMTLVDHCSTNAGKAETAAALQNSVLPSAQKALGPQNDGATLSTKSKQVASSSHKEASSSGQLASSNQTMAKMSLQEPKPGGALAKLGNNTSIASSMVSGPAGLSETDKQTSCSQTCSKPSSNLVGTITGFTAQTFQTKDAVLSNGVIPSTSGGDPVSSEKMKDLTGSLKQDDHVVKALTMSKKEKTILPGLEQVDVGKQISSQVSTKVVPGDSCNGRMTKRVDSKSKKLVRYPVMKLWLRPRQLSLKQQKKRKKTKKRVKGTPSVDCSGDNSSEQQTSTSATVPPKTAASTSRKRKHAHASASSENDTQAFKDRQQAVGASNAGAGDDNMTRNRESGTSARAEPPKLGSISSTDKAHSRNNVDAKRGAASQQVVIRTEDLRAEVTVPCWDDVAVPNSETREYKSSGKKSIGYVLDEWDEEYDRGKAKKVRKAKEDEDDDGMNPFQAEANYVSARKTKQNSYKSKPWDKPARPSR; encoded by the exons ATGGCGGAGGTgtccgcggcggcggcgccggtgccGGAGGGCGTCCTGCACAGGAGGATAGAGTTCCACGCTGCCAGGAGGCCGCACGCCGCGGCGGCCGTCGGGGGAGGCGGGTTCCAGATGGAGACCCTCAACCCGGACGCcgcgggcggggcggcgacggcggcggcgggagcggccaggggcgaggcggaggcgaggaggccggagaaggccGAGGCTCTGGGCTTGGATCCGGAGCTCACCGTCGCCAGGATCTACCTCGGGAGAATT GGTGCCGGTCTGCAAAATCTTGGGAACACTTGCTACCTCAACTCGGTTCTGCAATGCTTGACGTACACGGAGCCTTTCGCAGCCTACTTGCAGAGTGGAAGGCACAAGTCTTCAT GTCGTACTGCTGGATTCTGTGCACTGTGTGCTCTTCAGAACCATGTTAAGACTGCGCTACAGTCAACTGGAAAAATAGTGACGCCATCACAAATTGTCAAGAACTTGCGCT GCATTTCTCGTAGCTTCCGTAATTCGAGGCAGGAAGATGCTCATGAGTTAATGGTTAACTTGCTTGAATCCATGCACAAATGCTGTTTACCTTCTGGAGTACCGAGCGAGTCTGCAAGTGCTTATGAGAAGAGCTTAGTTCACAGAATATTTGGCGGCCGCCTAAGAAGTCAG GTGAAATGCACAAGGTGCTCGCATTGTTCCAACACATTTGATCCTTTCTTGGATCTCAGTCTTGATATTGGCAAGGCCACAACTTTGGTGAGAGCACTTCAAAATTTTACCGAGGATGAACTACTCGATGGTGGTCAAAAGCAGTATCAGTGCGAGCGCTGCAGGCAGAAAGTTGTAGCAAAGAAAAGGTTTACAATTGATAGGGCTCCAAATGTTTTGACAGTTCATCTGAAGCGCTTTAGCCCTTTCCGTCCCCGTGAAAAGATTGACAAAAAAGTGGATTTTCAACCTGTTCTAGACTTGAAACCATTTATGAGTGATTCTAAA GGCGCAGATTACAAATACAGTCTTTATGGTGTCTTGGTTCATGCTGGTTGGAGCACTCAATCTGGTCATTATTATTGCTTTGTTCGGACTTCCAGTGGGATGTGGCACAATCTTGATGATAATCAG GTACGCCAAGTTCGTGAGGCAGACGTACTGAAACAGAAAGCCTATATGTTATTTTATGTACGTGACAGAATTGGGAACACATTGGGGCGCAAAGACAACAGCACTCCTAATCTGCCTGTAAACAAAATGATCCCTGGGAAGATATCATCTATCAATGGTGTAATCGGAAGTGGTGTAATGGAAGCAAAATCGAGTGGTCTGACATCTTCTTATGCAAATAAGAAGTTGCAGAGTACAAGCAATGCCCATTCCAGCGTTAGCAGTATGACATTAGTAGACCATTGTTCAACAAATGCTGGCAAAGCTGAAACTGCTGCAGCCCTTCAAAACAGTGTCCTGCCCTCCGCACAGAAAGCCCTTGGACCTCAAAATGATGGTGCTACATTGTCAACTAAATCAAAGCAAGTTGCTTCAAGTAGTCATAAAGAGGCATCTTCATCAGGTCAACTGGCGAGCAGCAATCAGACAATGGCTAAGATGTCATTGCAGGAACCAAAGCCTGGTGGTGCATTGGCCAAGCTGGGAAATAATACTTCTATTGCCTCATCTATGGTCAGTGGTCCTGCTGGACTGTCAGAGACAGATAAACAAACTTCTTGCTCTCAAACATGTTCCAAGCCAAGCTCGAACTTGGTTGGCACGATTACCGGGTTTACCGCGCAAACTTTCCAAACTAAG GATGCTGTTCTTTCAAATGGTGTCATCCCTAGCACTAGCGGTGGAGATCCAGTTTCAAGTGAGAAAATGAAGGACTTAACAGGatctctcaagcaagatgaccacgTAGTGAAGGCTTTGACGATGAGCAAG AAGGAGAAAACTATACTACCAGGACTTGAGCAAGTTGATGTTGGAAAACAGATCTCCTCGCAAGTTTCCACGAAGGTGGTTCCAGGCGATTCATGTAATGGCAGAATGACTAAAAGGGTGGACTCGAAGTCAAAGAAACTTGTGAGATATCCAGTAATGAAGTTGTGGCTTCGGCCAAGACAATTATCACTAAAGCAACAAAAGAAGCGTAAGAAAACCAAAAAGCGCGTTAAGGGCACGCCCAGTGTTGATTGTTCTGGTGACAACAGCAGTGAGCAGCAGACATCAACATCAGCAACTGTGCCGCCCAAAACTGCAGCATCTACATCTCGTAAGCGGAAACATGCCCATGCCAGTGCAAGTTCTGAAAACGACACCCAAGCATTCAAAGACAGGCAGCAGGCTGTTGGAGCAAGTAATGCTGGTGCCGGTGATGATAACATGACCAGGAACCGAGAGAGTGGAACTTCTGCTAGGGCAGAGCCTCCAAAGTTGGGTTCAATCTCTTCTACAGATAAAGCACATTCAAGAAACAACGTAGATGCAAAGAGGGGAGCCGCCTCCCAACAAGTCGTTATTCGCACAGAGGACTTGAGGGCCGAAGTTACTG TTCCATGCTGGGATGATGTTGCCGTGCCAAACAGTGAGACTAGAGAGTACAAAAGTTCAGGGAAGAAGAGCATTGGATATGTGCTGGATGAGTG GGATGAGGAGTACGACCGTGGAAAGGCAAAGAAGGTGAGGAAAGCGAAGGAAGACGAGGACGACGACGGCATGAACCCCTTCCAGGCGGAGGCCAACTACGTGTCAGCGCGGAAGACGAAACAGAATTCCTACAAATCCAAGCCTTGGGACAAGCCCGCCAGACCGAGTCGCTAG
- the LOC123170301 gene encoding ubiquitin carboxyl-terminal hydrolase 23 isoform X2 yields the protein MVNLLESMHKCCLPSGVPSESASAYEKSLVHRIFGGRLRSQVKCTRCSHCSNTFDPFLDLSLDIGKATTLVRALQNFTEDELLDGGQKQYQCERCRQKVVAKKRFTIDRAPNVLTVHLKRFSPFRPREKIDKKVDFQPVLDLKPFMSDSKGADYKYSLYGVLVHAGWSTQSGHYYCFVRTSSGMWHNLDDNQVRQVREADVLKQKAYMLFYVRDRIGNTLGRKDNSTPNLPVNKMIPGKISSINGVIGSGVMEAKSSGLTSSYANKKLQSTSNAHSSVSSMTLVDHCSTNAGKAETAAALQNSVLPSAQKALGPQNDGATLSTKSKQVASSSHKEASSSGQLASSNQTMAKMSLQEPKPGGALAKLGNNTSIASSMVSGPAGLSETDKQTSCSQTCSKPSSNLVGTITGFTAQTFQTKDAVLSNGVIPSTSGGDPVSSEKMKDLTGSLKQDDHVVKALTMSKKEKTILPGLEQVDVGKQISSQVSTKVVPGDSCNGRMTKRVDSKSKKLVRYPVMKLWLRPRQLSLKQQKKRKKTKKRVKGTPSVDCSGDNSSEQQTSTSATVPPKTAASTSRKRKHAHASASSENDTQAFKDRQQAVGASNAGAGDDNMTRNRESGTSARAEPPKLGSISSTDKAHSRNNVDAKRGAASQQVVIRTEDLRAEVTVPCWDDVAVPNSETREYKSSGKKSIGYVLDEWDEEYDRGKAKKVRKAKEDEDDDGMNPFQAEANYVSARKTKQNSYKSKPWDKPARPSR from the exons ATGGTTAACTTGCTTGAATCCATGCACAAATGCTGTTTACCTTCTGGAGTACCGAGCGAGTCTGCAAGTGCTTATGAGAAGAGCTTAGTTCACAGAATATTTGGCGGCCGCCTAAGAAGTCAG GTGAAATGCACAAGGTGCTCGCATTGTTCCAACACATTTGATCCTTTCTTGGATCTCAGTCTTGATATTGGCAAGGCCACAACTTTGGTGAGAGCACTTCAAAATTTTACCGAGGATGAACTACTCGATGGTGGTCAAAAGCAGTATCAGTGCGAGCGCTGCAGGCAGAAAGTTGTAGCAAAGAAAAGGTTTACAATTGATAGGGCTCCAAATGTTTTGACAGTTCATCTGAAGCGCTTTAGCCCTTTCCGTCCCCGTGAAAAGATTGACAAAAAAGTGGATTTTCAACCTGTTCTAGACTTGAAACCATTTATGAGTGATTCTAAA GGCGCAGATTACAAATACAGTCTTTATGGTGTCTTGGTTCATGCTGGTTGGAGCACTCAATCTGGTCATTATTATTGCTTTGTTCGGACTTCCAGTGGGATGTGGCACAATCTTGATGATAATCAG GTACGCCAAGTTCGTGAGGCAGACGTACTGAAACAGAAAGCCTATATGTTATTTTATGTACGTGACAGAATTGGGAACACATTGGGGCGCAAAGACAACAGCACTCCTAATCTGCCTGTAAACAAAATGATCCCTGGGAAGATATCATCTATCAATGGTGTAATCGGAAGTGGTGTAATGGAAGCAAAATCGAGTGGTCTGACATCTTCTTATGCAAATAAGAAGTTGCAGAGTACAAGCAATGCCCATTCCAGCGTTAGCAGTATGACATTAGTAGACCATTGTTCAACAAATGCTGGCAAAGCTGAAACTGCTGCAGCCCTTCAAAACAGTGTCCTGCCCTCCGCACAGAAAGCCCTTGGACCTCAAAATGATGGTGCTACATTGTCAACTAAATCAAAGCAAGTTGCTTCAAGTAGTCATAAAGAGGCATCTTCATCAGGTCAACTGGCGAGCAGCAATCAGACAATGGCTAAGATGTCATTGCAGGAACCAAAGCCTGGTGGTGCATTGGCCAAGCTGGGAAATAATACTTCTATTGCCTCATCTATGGTCAGTGGTCCTGCTGGACTGTCAGAGACAGATAAACAAACTTCTTGCTCTCAAACATGTTCCAAGCCAAGCTCGAACTTGGTTGGCACGATTACCGGGTTTACCGCGCAAACTTTCCAAACTAAG GATGCTGTTCTTTCAAATGGTGTCATCCCTAGCACTAGCGGTGGAGATCCAGTTTCAAGTGAGAAAATGAAGGACTTAACAGGatctctcaagcaagatgaccacgTAGTGAAGGCTTTGACGATGAGCAAG AAGGAGAAAACTATACTACCAGGACTTGAGCAAGTTGATGTTGGAAAACAGATCTCCTCGCAAGTTTCCACGAAGGTGGTTCCAGGCGATTCATGTAATGGCAGAATGACTAAAAGGGTGGACTCGAAGTCAAAGAAACTTGTGAGATATCCAGTAATGAAGTTGTGGCTTCGGCCAAGACAATTATCACTAAAGCAACAAAAGAAGCGTAAGAAAACCAAAAAGCGCGTTAAGGGCACGCCCAGTGTTGATTGTTCTGGTGACAACAGCAGTGAGCAGCAGACATCAACATCAGCAACTGTGCCGCCCAAAACTGCAGCATCTACATCTCGTAAGCGGAAACATGCCCATGCCAGTGCAAGTTCTGAAAACGACACCCAAGCATTCAAAGACAGGCAGCAGGCTGTTGGAGCAAGTAATGCTGGTGCCGGTGATGATAACATGACCAGGAACCGAGAGAGTGGAACTTCTGCTAGGGCAGAGCCTCCAAAGTTGGGTTCAATCTCTTCTACAGATAAAGCACATTCAAGAAACAACGTAGATGCAAAGAGGGGAGCCGCCTCCCAACAAGTCGTTATTCGCACAGAGGACTTGAGGGCCGAAGTTACTG TTCCATGCTGGGATGATGTTGCCGTGCCAAACAGTGAGACTAGAGAGTACAAAAGTTCAGGGAAGAAGAGCATTGGATATGTGCTGGATGAGTG GGATGAGGAGTACGACCGTGGAAAGGCAAAGAAGGTGAGGAAAGCGAAGGAAGACGAGGACGACGACGGCATGAACCCCTTCCAGGCGGAGGCCAACTACGTGTCAGCGCGGAAGACGAAACAGAATTCCTACAAATCCAAGCCTTGGGACAAGCCCGCCAGACCGAGTCGCTAG
- the LOC123167416 gene encoding pentatricopeptide repeat-containing protein At2g26790, mitochondrial produces the protein MLLWRRKCVAECRRHARAPPAGQPSPSHRRRRRLSVLAAWAHHLDDDATSSGEERPSCAPPGEVFRRRDCAPGEITRRRSFAPSLSSAGVVRTLQRLERKPAIAFAYFKDTESIGFRHDLATYTEIIRVLSHKGQGRMLFSLFREILLQADGGGGGPEIVPLMDQLRRTCTTSYALLFATNSLITTCTSCCSAPDTIGLFGDLFRLGIVPSVLTCNILLKFAAESGDSEIVVSAYDQIKLFGLTLDAHSLGLITRSLFREKKADKAFQVWAEMIEMGVKPDINAYSSFIAGLCDCGKIDLAYAILQEISREGVQVEPMAYNMVMDGLSKEMRLQEVEMLLEDKTRQGFTPDIYGYSYLIRSYGKAGNLLKVLDHYEAMVSHGFETNCHIASYLLQCFTKLGMTSEVTEHFQKLRDSGLNVDGVLYNIAIYAYCKLGNMDEAVKLLREMKAEGLTPDRIHYTCVIKGYCLKGDVPNARQAFEVMLKANVKPDVVTYNILASGFCKNGLVTEVFHLLDHMADQGLEPNSLTYGIIIDGFCRSDNLSEAEVLFNIVEEKGIDHIEVLYSSMVCGYLHSGWTDHAYMLFLRVAKQGKFVDHFSCSKLMNDLCRDGNAQGASTVCSMMLENNVIPDVISYSKLISAYCQTGDMHNACLWFHDMVQRGLSVDVIVYTVLMNGYCKVGQMEEACKLFDQMINLGIKPDVIAYTVLLDGHLKEYLQRCWQGVSKERRIYLLRAKQNMLLSSMKKMEIEPDVPFYTVLIDGQCKADFLEEARGRFDELLQKGLTPDQYVYTALISGYCSQGEIEKAQDLFEEMVDRGIKPDVLTFSVLNQKTLRERQYQ, from the coding sequence ATGCTCCTGTGGCGCCGCAAATGCGTCGCCGAGTGCCGCAGGCACGCCCGGGCCCCTCCCGCGGGGCAGCCATCCCcatcccatcgccgccgccgccgcctctccgtgCTCGCCGCCTGGGCGCACCACCTGGACGACGACGCCACCTCGAGCGGCGAGGAGAGGCCCAGCTGTGCTCCCCCCGGCGAGGTTTTCCGGAGAAGGGACTGCGCTCCCGGTGAGATTACCAGGAGAAGGAGCTTCGCTCCGAGCCTGAGCTCCGCCGGCGTCGTCAGGACTCTTCAGCGCCTGGAGAGGAAGCCTGCCATCGCGTTTGCCTACTTCAAGGACACCGAGAGCATCGGCTTTCGCCATGACCTCGCTACCTACACGGAGATCATCCGCGTTCTGTCACATAAGGGCCAGGGGAGAATGCTGTTTTCTTTGTTCCGTGAGATCCTCTTGCAggctgatggcggcggcggcggccctgaGATCGTGCCGCTCATGGATCAGCTCAGAAGGACGTGCACTACTTCGTATGCTCTCTTGTTTGCGACTAATTCCTTGATCACGACATGCACCTCTTGTTGCAGTGCACCGGACACAATAGGGCTGTTTGGTGACCTCTTTAGGCTTGGAATTGTCCCGTCAGTTTTGACTTGCAACATACTTCTCAAATTTGCAGCTGAGAGCGGTGACTCGGAGATTGTTGTATCAGCTTATGATCAAATTAAGCTCTTTGGATTGACTTTGGATGCTCACTCGTTAGGCCTTATCACCAGGTCTCTCTTTCGAGAAAAGAAGGCAGACAAAGCATTCCAAGTGTGGGCTGAGATGATTGAAATGGGGGTGAAACCAGATATAAATGCATACTCATCATTTATAGCCGGTCTGTGTGATTGCGGAAAGATTGATTTGGCTTATGCTATTCTGCAAGAGATCAGCAGGGAGGGGGTTCAAGTTGAGCCCATGGCTTATAACATGGTAATGGATGGGCTCTCCAAGGAAATGAGACTGCAGGAGGTTGAAATGCTCTTGGAGGACAAGACGAGACAAGGCTTCACCCCAGATATATATGGTTATAGCTATCTCATTCGGAGTTACGGCAAAGCGGGCAACTTACTCAAGGTGTTGGATCATTATGAAGCCATGGTATCCCATGGTTTCGAAACAAATTGCCACATTGCAAGTTATCTTCTACAATGCTTTACGAAGTTAGGCATGACATCTGAGGTTACAGAGCATTTCCAGAAACTGCGAGATTCGGGACTCAACGTAGATGGGGTTCTGTATAACATTGCCATTTATGCTTACTGCAAGCTTGGTAACATGGATGAGGCGGTTAAGCTACTGAGAGAAATGAAGGCTGAGGGTCTGACACCTGACAGAATTCACTATACATGCGTGATCAAGGGTTATTGTTTGAAGGGAGATGTACCAAATGCACGTCAAGCATTTGAAGTGATGCTGAAGGCAAATGTAAAGCCAGATGTAGTTACATATAACATATTGGCCAGTGGATTCTGCAAGAATGGTCTTGTTACGGAGGTGTTTCACCTTCTAGACCATATGGCGGATCAAGGGTTAGAGCCTAATTCACTCACTTATGGTATAATAATTGATGGGTTTTGCAGAAGTGACAACCTTAGTGAAGCTGAGGTGTTATTTAATATAGTAGAAGAGAAAGGAATCGATCACATTGAAGTATTGTACAGTTCAATGGTTTGTGGCTATTTGCATTCAGGCTGGACTGATCATGCTTACATGCTTTTTCTTAGGGTTGCTAAGCAAGGAAAATTTGTGGATCATTTCTCATGTTCAAAGTTGATGAATGACCTTTGTAGGGATGGAAATGCCCAGGGAGCTTCAACAGTTTGCAGCATGATGTTAGAAAATAATGTTATTCCTGATGTAATTTCATATAGCAAACTCATATCAGCCTATTGTCAGACAGGAGATATGCACAATGCTTGCTTATGGTTTCATGATATGGTTCAGCGAGGACTTTCTGTTGATGTTATTGTATACACTGTACTAATGAATGGTTACTGCAAGGTTGGCCAGATGGAAGAAGCTTGCAAATTGTTTGATCAGATGATAAACTTAGGTATTAAGCCTGATGTAATTGCATATACCGTGCTACTGGATGGTCACCTAAAAGAGTACCTGCAGCGGTGCTGGCAGGGCGTTAGTAAGGAGAGAAGGATCTATCTTCTTAGAGCAAAGCAGAACATGTTGCTCAGCTCTATGAAAAAAATGGAAATTGAACCTGATGTACCCTTTTACACCGTATTGATAGATGGGCAGTGCAAAGCCGATTTTTTGGAGGAAGCCCGGGGACGATTTGATGAATTGTTGCAGAAAGGGCTCACTCCTGATCAATATGTAT